In the genome of Arachis hypogaea cultivar Tifrunner chromosome 9, arahy.Tifrunner.gnm2.J5K5, whole genome shotgun sequence, the window ATGTCCAAAAAGAAATTCTACATATTCTTGCTACTAAGGTGAGAAATTCAATTAGAGAAGAGATTAGAGATGCcaaattttgtattattgttgATGAAGCTAGAGATGAATCTAAAAAGGAGCAAATGGCCATTGTTTTGAGATTTGTTACTCTAGATGGTTTTGTTAAAGAGAGATTTTTTGATCTTGTGCATGTCACTGATACTTGTGCAACAACTTTAAAGAAAGAATTGATTTCTGTCCTTTCTCATTATAATCTCCAAGTTGAAAATATTAGGGGTCAAGGGTATGATGGTGCTAGCAACATGCGGGGTGAGTGGAATGGTTTGCAAGCTTTGTTTCTTAAAGATTCTCCACAAGCATACTATGTGCATTGTTTTGCTCATAGGTTACAATTAGCATTGGTGGCAGCTTCAAGAGAGGtacttcaaattcatgaattttttactCAATTAAACTCTATTGTCACTATTGTTAGTGCTTCTTCAAAAAGACATGATCAATTAAAAGAAgctcaagcaattgaaaatgcAAACTTGGTTGCTCAAAATGAATTAGAATCAGGCAAAGGTGCGAATCAAATAAGCACTTTACAAAGAGCTGGGGATACTCGATGGAGctctcactttaattctatttgcagTTTGGTAAAAATGTTTACTGCTACCAATATTGTTCTCAATAATATCATTGAAGACGGGACAACTTATGCACAAAGAGGTGAGGCTTATggtgttagtaaaatattattgtcatttgaatttgttttcacTTTGCACTTGATGAAAGAGATTATGGGAATCACTAATGTCCTTTGCCAAGCACTGCAACAACAATCTCAAGATATTCTTAATGCAATACATATTGTTTCTACATCAAAGTTACTTCTTCAACAATTAAGAGATGGTGGATGGTGCAATTTTTTCGCAAATGTTAAAGATTTTTgtgaaaaacatgaaattgaagTCCCTAATATGAGTGCACAATAGtttttggaagaggtcgatctcgTCAACCAAGTGTGACAGTTGAGCATCATTATCGAATAGATGTATTCTTGGCAACAATTGACTCTCAAATACAAGAGTTGAATAGTAGATTTAATGAGCAAACAATAGAGCTTTTGACTTTGAGTTGTGCTTTGGATCCTAAGGACAATTTCAAATCATTCAATATTGAAGAAATCAGCAAGTTAGCAGAGAAGTTTTATCCCCTTGACTTTCCTTCTAATGagctaaatattttgaaatctcaGTTGCAACATTATCAGCATGATATACCAAATCATTTGAAAGGCATTGGTACACTTTCTGAATTGTGCAACAAGTTGCAAGAAAcgggaaaatcaagaacttatcaCATGGTTGATAGATTAATACGTCTTGTTTTGACTCTACCAATGTCTACAGCAACAACAGAAAGAGCTTTTTCAGCAATGAAAATTGTTAAGACAAGACTCCGAAGTAAGATGGCTGATGAATTTCTTGCAGACAATTTGGTCatctatatagaaaaagaattagcagctatttttgacacaaattcaattatagatgattttgaaaatagaaaaaacgTCGAATAGCCTTTTCATGATACAAAACTGTAAgtagtaatttttatatattattgtcttattttgattgagattatatatatatatatttttttttttaattttatcaatagaaatagtaatataaattataacaccGCCCCCCGTAAATAGTTAGCCTAGCTCCGCCcctgttttcaatcatatctttttaaaaccataactcttcaatcatatcttcttagtcacatctttttccaaataattttcaatctttttgatttctaatttcaaaatctttttcaaaaatcactttatttctttcccaactttaattttcgaaattcattcttcaatttttcaaaatttcttcaaaatcttttaatttatttttgaaaatttttcccctcttctcacatccttctatttaaggactaacactcctccactaccaacaatttgaactctatctctcttgataagttcgaattcttcttcttctacctcttccttctattcttcttttcccctgacatctcaaggaatctctatactgtgacatagaggattccatattttcttgttctcttctcttttatttgagcaggagcaaagacaaaagcattcttgttgaggctgaccctgaacctgaaaggaccttgaagcgaaagctaagagaagctaaagcactactctctgtagaggacctaacagaaatcttcaaacaagaagaagacatggcagtcgaaaataacaataatgccAAAAATGCAAGGAatgtgctgggtgactttactgcacctactcccgacttctatgggagaagcatctctatccctgccattggagcaaacaactttgagcttaagcctcaattagtttctctaatgcaacagaattgcaagttccatggacttccattggaagatcctcatcagtttttagctaaattcttgcaaatctgtgacactgtcaagaccaatggggttgaccctgaggtctacagacttatgctattcccttttgctgtaagagacagagctaggatatggttagactcacaacctaaagaaagcctgaactcttgggaaaagctagtcaatgccttcttggcaaagttctttccacctcaaaaattgagtaaccttagagtggaagtccaaaccttcagacagaaggaaggtgaatccctctatgaagcttgggaaagatacaaacaattgatcagaaagtgtccttctgacatgctttctgaatggagcatcataggtatcttctatgatggtctatctgaactgtccaagatgtcattggacagctctgctggaggatctcttcatctgaagaagatgcctgcagaagctcaagaactcattgaaatggttgcaaataaccaattcatgtacacttctgaaaagaatcctgtgaacaatgggacgaatcagaagaaaggagttcttgagattgatactctgaatgccatattggctcagaacaaaatattgactcagcaagtcaatatgatttctcaaagtctgtctggaatgcaagctgcaccaggcagtactaaggacgcttcatctgaagaagaagcttatgatcctgagaacccatcaatggaagaggtgaattacatgggagaaccctatggaaacacctataatccttcatggagaaatcatccaaatctctcatggaaggatcaatagagacctcaataaggtttcaacaacaataatggtggaagaaacaggtttagcaatggcaagccttttccatcatcttctcagcaacagacagagaattctaagcagagccactctgacttagcaaccatggtctctgatctaatcaaaaccactcaaagtttcagactaaaacaaggtcctccattagaaacttggaggcacaagtgggtcagctgagcaaaaaagtcactgaactccctcctagcactcttccaagcaatacagaagagaatccaaaaggagagtacaaggccatcaacatggccaaatttggagaggaggaagaggcagtggtAGCCattaaggaagacctcaatggacgtccactggcctccaataagttccctaatgaggaaccatgggaatctgaggctcacactgagaccatagagattccattggctttacttctgccattcatgagctctaatgagtattcttcctctgaagaggacgaagatgtcactgaagatcaagttgctaagtaccttggagcaatcatgaagctaaatgacaagttatttggtaatgagacttgggaggatgaaccccctttgctcaccaaagaactagatgacttgactaggcagagattacctcaaaagagacaggaccttgggaagttctcaataccttgtacattaggcaccatgaccttcgagaaggctctgtgtgacctagggtcaagcataaacctcatgcctctctctgtaatagagaagctagggatctttgaggtacaagctgcaagaatctcactagagatggcagacaattcaagaaaacaagcttatggaattgtagaggatgttctagtaaaggttgaagaccattacatccctgctgatttcatagtcctagagactgggaagtgcatggatgaatccatcatccttggcagacccttcctagccacaccaaaggctgtgattgatgttgacagaggagaattaatcattcaagtgaatgaagaatcctttgtgtttaaggctcaaggatatccctctgtaaccatggagaagaagcatgaagagcttctctcaaaacagagtcaaacagagcccccacagtcaaactctaagtttggtgttgggaggccacaaccaaattctaagtttggtgttgaaacccccacattcaaactctaagtttggtgttgggaggttccaacattactctgaacatctgtgaggctccatgagggcccactgtcaagctactgacattaaagaagcacttgttgggaggcaacccaatgttatctattttccattgttattttatgttttctataggttgatgatcatgtgaagtcacaaaaacaattgaaaaagaaaaatcagaatgaaaaacagaaagaaaaacagcacaccctggaagaaaaacttgctggcatttaaacgccagtaagggcagcaaatgggcgtttaacgcccagtctggcaccattctgggcgtttaacgccagaaaggggcaccagactggcgtttaacgccagaaaagggcagcagcccggcgtttaatgccagaattggcagaaagggcgttttacacgccacttgatgcagggatgagctatccttgacacctcaggatctgtggaccccacaggatccccacctaccccaccactctctctcttcttcacccattcaccaatcgcctcaatacctcttcccaaaaaaaaaccctcacctatcaaattccACCATtcttttcaccactcacatccatccttcataaaaccccacctaccccaccatccaaattcaaaccactttccctccaaacccacccataatggctgaACCCTACCCCCTCAGCCGACGCACAAaatccccctccatctcctctatttcctctttttctactcttttctttcctcttttgctcgagaacgagcaaaccttctaattttggtgtggtaaaagagttgctttttgttttttcataaccatttatggcacctaaggccggagaaacctctagaaagaggaaagggaaggcaaaagcttccacctccgactcatgggagatggagagattcatctcaagggtgcatcaagaccacttctataaatttgtggccatgaagaaggtaatccccgaggtccctttcaaactcaaaaagagtgaatatccggagatccgacatgagatccgaagaggttgggaagttcttaccaaccccattcaacaagtcagaatcttaatggttcaagagttctattccaacgcatggatcaccaagaaccatgatcaaagtgtgaacccggacccaaagaattggcttacaatggttcgggggaaatgcttggattttagtccggaaaatgtaaggttggcattcaacttgcccatgatgcaaggagatgaacacccctacactagaagggtcaactttgatcaaagtttggaccaagtcctcatagacatttgtgaagagggcgctcaatggaagagagattcaagagggaagccggttcaactgagaaggcatgacctcaagcccatggctaggggatggttggagtttatccaacgctcaatcattcccactagcaaccggtctgaagctaGTATAGACCggactatcatgattcatagcatcatgattggagaggaagtagaagttcatgagattatatcccaagaactttataaggtggcggaaaagtcctctaccttggcaaggttagccttccctcatctcatttgtcacctctgtaattcagttggaattaacatagagggagacatccccattaatgaggacaagcccatcactaagaagaggatggagcaaacaagagatcccactcatggacatgaggaaattcctcatcatgaaatccctgagatgcctcaagggatgcactttcctccacaaaactattgggagcaaatcaacacctccctaggagaattgagttccaacatgggacaactaagggtggagcaccaagaacattctatcctcctccatgaaattagaaaagatcaaagaatcatgagagaggagcaacaaaggtaaggaagagacattgaggagctcaagcactccataagatcttcaagaggaagaacaagccgccatcactaaggtggacccgttctttaatctccttgttctttatttttctgtttttcgaaaattatgctttatgttttatttatgtttgtgtcttatgatcattagtgtcttagtgtatgtgccttaaagttatgaatgtcctatgaatccatcacctttcttaaatgaaaaatgttcttaattgaaaaagagaagaattgcatgaatttcaaat includes:
- the LOC112709003 gene encoding uncharacterized protein, with translation MSKFKTIDTFFKRKDQENEDASTITTPILEGSSNFITSSSSLNSSKRPRLLPNQLDVFRLERDPGMQPMIWKFPPNKRDEIRRAYIKVGPNQPILDNYPFSGDKSHRRFQASWFKLFPSWLEYSIEDDAIYCFPCFLFAKEPSINTGSNAFIENGFRNWKKVNSGKECALLNHIGKGPNSFHHKALKSCDDLMKQSQHIDRLLHKQTSEEIEKNRIRLGASIDCIRWLTFQGCAYRGHDESQSSSNRGNFLEMLKFLGSYNERVKQNVLENAPKNAKYTSNDVQKEILHILATKVRNSIREEIRDAKFCIIVDEARDESKKEQMAIVLRFVTLDGFVKERFFDLVHVTDTCATTLKKELISVLSHYNLQVENIRGQGYDGASNMRGEWNGLQALFLKDSPQAYYVHCFAHRLQLALVAASREVLQIHEFFTQLNSIVTIVSASSKRHDQLKEAQAIENANLVAQNELESGKGANQISTLQRAGDTRWSSHFNSICSLVKMFTATNIVLNNIIEDGTTYAQRGEAYGVSKILLSFEFVFTLHLMKEIMGITNVLCQALQQQSQDILNAIHIVSTSKLLLQQLRDGGWCNFFANVKDFCEKHEIEVPNMSAQ